In Vespa velutina chromosome 1, iVesVel2.1, whole genome shotgun sequence, the genomic stretch AATGTATTTTGTGATTTTCTGAgacagaggaaaaaaaaaagagaaaagaaaaaagaatgaaaaaggacatcgaatattgagaaaaaaaaaaaaacaaaacaaaatgaaaaacgtCGATCGTGAAACATTTATactaatatacaatataacaagaatattatataaatacaattacaaattataaattagaaaagcAATGGAAACGACATAATTAAATTGAGATGACGCTATTATTATCGAGAAAGAAGTTGAATTAGATGAGAAtaatctaagaaaaaaaaaaaaaaaaaaaaaaaaaaaaaaaaaaaaaaaaaaaaaaaaaaaaaaaaaaaaaaaaaaaaaaaaaaagtaaaaaaaaagtaaaaaaaaaaaaaaaaaaagaaaaaaaggaatataataataaaaaaataataaaaaaataaaaaaaatcgacagtctctaatcgaaaataatagaaaatataatgatcaCGAATTGCAATAGATAGAAGCTCGCTCGTCCATGTCCATTTAGATTCTATAATACCAATGTTAGActttaatcaattatatattttgattttaataatgtaacaCTTACGTCATTCTAATCGCCGAAAATATTCTCAAtgttactttttaaataaatcctaatataaataattcgaaatactgattacatgtatatatttatatatatatatatatatatatatatatatatatatatatatgtatatgtataatatatatatatagatatcgcatgatttatgtttttctttctttttttttgtgttcgTTAAATAACAcgattcctttcttttttttattattatttattattattatttattattattatttattattattattatttattattattattatttcccgAGGAAAGCAATTGTAAATGTTGTCATTAAATTGTTGCTATATTGCATAAATCTTTTCCTCAGCTATGCCTTGTGCATAAAATAGCAATAATTACTACTGTGAATCGTTATATCGTACAGGAATGTAGCTACGTTAAAAGTTGTCATTCCTAGTGCCAATGggagttttatatatataattcatatgatTACTCATATacgtaaaaacgaaaaattaaaaaaaaaaaaaaaaagaaaaaaaaaaggaaaagtaccGCGAGAGGGGAGGGAatggcgaaagaaaaaaaaacgaaagaaaaaaaaaaaaaataaaacaaaataaagagagaaaagaatcttGGATCGAATGAATTATGTTCGCCGTTACGTTTCGGGAGCAAAAATTTTCACCGAATTATCTTGATTTTGTATATTAGAACGCATCGCTCGACGTCTTTCCTCTATCATTTGTCGTCTCGCTTGTTCCCTTGCCTCTCGTGCCTTTTTATTGGCTTCGCTGTTCGCAGTAGGCTTAATTTTATGAACTGGCGTTATTCGGCGTTTGGCAGCATTACCATTTTGCGAAAGAGACGCattgctctttttctctggcacaatctgaaaaaaataaaagaagaaataaaaaaaaaaaaaaaaaaaaaagaaaaaaaaagaaaaaaaaaagaatatatataatatatagaagaaagtatataaaaattttcattacaattgataaattaatgataattaacaaGTGATGGATAATATATCAAGGACATACTTTTGTTGCTTTTCCTATggaatttctttcattattcttcttcttttgtggGATTAATATAACAGGGACAGCGAGAATTTGGACGATATTATTGGTTGATCTCGATTTTCGATAAGTTATCAAAATTGCATATgagaattttctattataaattattgttcgTAATTAAAAGGTTGTTTAAACGATCCTTTAGAaggtaatttatttaatgtgaTAAAGATGGAGGTGGGGGGGGGCGGGGGTGGGGGGCGTGGTATACATATCATTGAACGCATATAGctagaattatataaattcaaactCGTTACAAATTGTAAAGAAGTCTCGTGTCTAAAAGGCAATACTTGTAAGGATTGATATTAAGAAGTATTAAGACAAGAGCAACGATACCGTATATGTACAAATACAATGACAATTGACAAAGCATCTTGCGAGACTTAAAGAATGAATAAGCACGTTTTACCTTGATCAAAAATGCATTATGATTattcaatgtattttttcCCGTGATATCAATGCAATTTATATTACTCAGGTCGCAAATCTCAATGCACTTTTTATTAAgcggaaaatatttatcggactcgagaaagaatttcattttttgatgAAACTCCTCGTCTTTAtctcgtaaatattttatcgatatattcgaaTCCATTGGATCGCACGCTTTCAATGCTAGACCCGTATCAGTTTCGTAAGATTTTAAACTCTTTGTTATTCCGTCGTTCgacgtatataaagaaaatgtcgCGATAGAAcgtgaataaattaatttattacagtCCCATTCCCTCGTAAACGAtaacttatttttaatatcgcttTTAATAGATACATCGTACGTAGATTTATGTTTCTcggttattaataatttcgaggacatatttttattagatacttTGGTATTCAATGAGGTTACGATAGACGATACAAATCGATGCAATTCTTTACGTTTatcagataaattttttatatcgaataaatacaAAGTTTTATCATCGTCCCCACTAGCTAAACATGGATTTGGATTATTCGAAGATATTAATTCGCATTCTGTTGAGAAGTCAGTATCATTCGGTTGAAAATAGTCCTTTTCCACAACGATACACCCTCTTCGTTTATCCTggcaattatttattatcgtgtcGTTAGAGAAtaattcgttcatttttaatgattcctttcttttctgatcgtattgttttactttatctaacttattattattattaatattattattattattatatttattattatatttattattattattattattattattattattattgttatcataagACTTTTTTAAAGGTGTTATGAATATGGGATGATGCTTACCGATTCTATACAATCTTCCTAATTGTTTCAATGTCTCTTGCGACAATGGAATGAAAGGTTGAGAATCACTTTGTGACCATACGATCGCATGCGGTGATTTTTGTCGTggttttgtatattttttttcttccatgaCAACATTTTCATCCTCATCTCTTTTGATCTCCTTTTTTACttgcatttttttatatacctttTCATTTACATTCGATTTCGTTAAAGCATTATTCGTACTTGTGTCATATGGATTATCTTTGATAGTAAAAGAGTCTACATTAGACCAAACGTCGGTgacgatagaaaattttctacgtGAATGAGCTAAACGTGATTTGAATTGTTTAGACGACGATACTTCTATTTTAGCACGCGTTAGATCGTtcgatttgtttaaataacgattagaaaatttattgaccgttctctttctatcgttcaATGTATTCGCAATGCGTTTCGTATTTTCACATGAATTTTTACCAtccgaatatattttttccatcgatctttcttttttactttttatggTAGAAATAAACGTGTAAGATTTACGTCCCATCGATGTGCCAggttttaacattttttcattattaacaatctcattattatcgttattagtattatttttattattattattattattattattattattattattattattattattattattattattagtcgttattatattatatttatttttgaacatATTCGATactatctttttaatattattatcattttgcaaatttttctGACCGTTCTTACGAATTCCTTTTGATTTCTCTATCGGTCTTCTAATCGTTcgtgtattatttaattttttcgataaatttattttagacTTTTGCTTTATCTCGGGCATTAAAATTGTAcctttaatattttccattgacgattttatcgatttagttttattaatagaaatagaattattagaattattcgaaatttgATTTTCTACGAGTTCTACTTTATTATCCCGTTCAACCGTAGAGATAGTACTCATGATTTCTTTGTCAGATTTTAAAtttacttcattttctttaaatagagTTCGATCAGATTTATCGTAAACATTAATATCCTCAAGATTATCCTCATAAATAATGGAATTATACGTACGATCATAGAGCAatggtttttttattttaccagGTATTATCTCGTCGGAGAAAGTCACGCTATATTGAAACTTTttagaattttgttttttaatactGGATGATATATTTGGTTTgggagaaaaattaatatccgACGTTACGTTTCccgattgattttcttttataatattaacgtcGTTAATATCACTCTCGTAATGTTTCActttacgattaattaatttttccgtGTTCGTGTAATTAATTTGATCGTTTTCAGACTTAAACATTTCAGATTTAATTTTAGGCTTTAATATGCTATAAGACGGTTTTCTCATTGgaaaatctaatatattttgtcgTCTTCTTTCGATATGAAACGTAGGTTCACCGATAGATAAAAACGATGTTTGAACCGATATATCTTCGttatcaatttctttaaattcttcCTCGTCCGTTATTGTGAATCCTTCTTTAAAACTTCGTccaagattttcttttatatttgtctTATGATCATTCGATATACAGATATCCTCGTTAGAAAATGTATTAGAATAAAcgtaatcgttcttatcgttcttGTAAAAGCTTTTTAAATTGGAATTAATAAAGCGTGCGCGATTGATATACTCAGGAATACATCtttcaacgattataatattttgtttcattgCCATTGATTTATCCTCCGTCGTATCCGTTTTAACGTCAGATAtttcatcgttataatcggataaatataattcaacgTCGATATTAGCAtcgttaaaaatcttttccgTATTGTGCAAAAAATGACACGCTCTCGAAGGTTTTAATTCATTCGATTCACATTCCTTGATACTTTTAGGTTTACTATCTATAGACTTTTTTTCTAAGGGAGTCTTCGGTAAAGGGATAGATTTTTTTCGTCGATGTCGGGATTTCAAAGGGGACGGTGATTTAGATTGGACATAAACTGGACATACCTCTTGCCATTGCGATTTTCTTGACTTTTCAATTTGATCAAAAAGTTCATTAACTTGAACTACTTGCAGCATGACCATGTCCCAAAAGCCAGCCAAGTCTTCGTTCGTAGTTGGAAATTCTTCGCCTGGCACTTGATTCTAAAAatgagtataataaaaaagataaaagaaaagaaaataagaaaaaaaaaaaaaaagaatatacatacgcacaaatgatagaaattttcaattgagataaaaagattttgaaGATGACGTTTCTATTCGGAATAATGATAgcttacaatatttttttgacaCAATCCCTCGAACTGCTGCATCTTTTGCGAAGCCAGTAATCTCGCTTTGCCAGCGGCCGATCTCAATTTACCGGCTGCTTCTTCGGGTAATGCAACGGGATCGCCACTGGCTAACTCGGCTTCAGCTGACGCAGCTAATGACAAAAGTCTGTCCGTTTCTTGTTTCAACagctaaagataataagataagataagtTGAGTAAACGGCAACAAATGGGAATATTGATATGTCAATGTCAAATGTCGCTTTACCAAGCAAGCTAAATGCATCACGGTTTAACACTCactttcaaaaaataatgtcCGTTCTTTTCTTCAGTCGTTTTCTCTAATTCCTGCATTTGTTTTGCCACGTTACTGGAACTAGCGCTTGTTTCTAAAACAGGTAACACTACCTTCGGTGCAGCGGGTTGTTGATCCGGTATACTAGCGATGCTGTTATTGTGCTGGTTTGACGATTCCGCAACGATTTCCGAGACGTGTGAGGTTTTACAAATTTTCGATTGTTGTTCAGTTTTACGTGGAGCTGGCGATATCCTGATTACAATGAGAATAAATGATAAACGTATAAAagcataattttttcttctttctttttttttttttctttttattcaaattaccTTCGCAATGGTTTTATTACTTGTTCGGTACCGTCCGTAGGTTTTCTAGAACTGACCACAGGTAATTGAGCACGGAATTCAGGCCGAAGATGTCTAAGGACTGGCAGATTTTTCAAGGACTCCTCGGTGTTAACGTTGTCCGTCGAGTTGTCGCTATTATTACTAAATTTATTGAAACTATTGTCAGTAACGTTTAACTTAGTAACGCTTCGTTTAAAGAAGAAACCCTGTGCGAGAGCTCCAGGACCGTACAATCGTTCGACCCGTTGCTGAATGAAGGACTTTTCACTGCTGGAAGAGGTATTCGTAGTTTGTTGTTCAATCTCGACGTTCGAACCGTTCAATATACTTGTATCGCTAAACGAGGTATTTGAaactgaaagaaagagagagagagagaaaaaaaaaagaaacgaataacaTTCAAGATAAAtctcttcgtttttatatatataataatgataatgataatgataatgataatgataattataataataataataataataataataataataataataataataatttttattaaataatttcacatTCTTCTTACTATTTATCGTAGAAGGTTTTGGCGATGACTCGGCGTAGCTCGATGAAGAAAAGGATTTCGTTTGTTGACCACAGGACATCACTTGTACGATCCCAGGACTCCTTCTCGAGGAAGAATTTACCCTAATGGGGCTTACGTCGGGAAACGTTGCATGTATGGATACCCCTTTATCGACCTCGGAGAAGCCCTGACATATACTCATCgaatttctcgtttctctataAGTTTCTATCTTACACTCCTCCTTCATGCCGTTAGCGAAACCATTTTGTCGATCCATTGCGAGCGGTGAAATTGATTGACTCTTAGGCGGATAATGATGTATCGGAACACTTAAATTCTCGTTTGatctaaagagaaataataaaacaaaaaacaaaacaaaaataataataataataataataataataataataataataataataataataataataaaataaaaaaaataggaaaaaaagaaaagaaaaaaggtgatTGGAATCGGATATTCCTTCTCTAATATCGATATTAGCTAAGTGATTTATTTATGCGATGTTTGCGTTATGGTTTCATTATTAAAGAGAACTTACTTGAAACCTGCAGGACTAGTATCCCTAGTGATCAGTCTTGTACCAGGGCTGCTGTCTCTCGATCGGAAACCTTCTCTCAATTTACTATCGTACCTTGTGATGCCCGAGTAGCCGCTAATACTGCAAGCCAATCCCAAGTAACTTGGCTTCTTAGCTGTCAGCTGTTCTGGCTCGGGACTGCAACGATGACCATTGCTGACGATTACCTTATCATCGGGAGTGAGATGGGACTTTTGCAGCGTCTCGCTGCTACCGTTCACCAAATTTTCCGCCGTGGAAATCGGCTCACCGTTACACGACAAGTTAAGACTGTGCAGCGTTCTCTCTGAGACGGTATCTACGGTGTTCTCTGTAAGATTCAAATTACCGTTGGATgatatatttcgaaagaaaaaaaagaaagaaaaaaaaaaaaaaaaaaaaaaagaacaagataaaaaataaataaaaatactgagaaagaaaaaaaaggaagaaaaaaaaaataataataaaaagaagccCTTCCCCACCCACCCTCCCCTCGCtactaaaaagaaagaaagaaaaaaaaagaagaagaaaaaaaaaaaagaatatcttaaagaaaatacacacacacgacTTTGAAGTAGGAAGAATTTTACTCCCCCGAAAGAAGAGCACTTTGTGCCTAAGCGCAAGGTAAGCAAACGCGGGAAGATCGAATCTCACTCGACTGAGACTCAAGGCAGGAATAACCCTGGAAGGAACGGTAAAGAAGGGGGTTGTTGGCTTTGCACGCGCGTTTCGGTCGTCTTGGCACGCACCACGAAGCAACGGAAAGATTCTCTCCTGCCTACGGCACTCGAACGACCGGGGCGCGCTTGCCTACGGTCTAAATTCGATTGGCATTCGCGGCCGAACGAAAAGCACGACTAGATTGCTTGCGAGGAAAGGTGAAGGCGGCGCCAAAGGAAATCcgtttgctctctctctctttctctctctctctctctttctgtctttctttctttctctttctctctctctctctctttctctctctctctctctttccctttctctctctctctcattcttactTCGAAGTTTTTAAATTCGAGTTGCTGGGTGAGTCGATCCTCAAGAGAGTCTATCTTGGGAGGAAGTAGAGAAGGAGTGTGcaaaaaggaagtaaaaaaaaaaaaaaaaaaaaaaaaaaaataaaaaataaaaaagaaaagaaaaaaaagaaaagaaaagaaaagaaaaagaaggaagaagaaggaaaaaaaaggccAACTTGCTCGAAACTCTATATGTTGGTTCGTATGGAGAAGACCGCAGGAGGATTATATAGAAGGCAAGGTTtcaaaaaggggaaaaaagagatagagagaaagagagagggggagagagagagagagagagagagagaaagagataaccGCAGAGATAGCCAACCTGATCGGTCGGAGACGGAACGATCGACGTCCAAGCTGCAGCTTCCGATGCTCTCCTGACTGGTCATGTTGGGTAGAAGATGATGATCGAGTTCGTCGCCTGTGGCGTCTGGATCGAGACGATGATAGTTGAGAGGTTGTACGGCAAGAGAAAGGGGCCTGGTGCGTCGACCAGAGCTTAGCCCAGCCCCGGGTACCGAGGACGTCACCGTCGCGACGCAGGAGTCCCCAAACTCCTCCAGGCCCGGTAGCTCGGCGTTTCCACCCACCCCACAACGCCGAGTCGTTTCGTGATCGACGTTTGATCGACGACGATCCCTCGACGACGGCTTCTCCTCTCCGCGATCCTCGTGCACGCTGCATCgagttttttgttctttttttgttgttgtttttgtttttgttgttattttttctatctatctatttatctatctatcta encodes the following:
- the LOC124956851 gene encoding uncharacterized protein LOC124956851 isoform X3; this translates as MIIMERKSIEARPKIEIVRVSSIERRNFRPLDGVQLRAAYSHVRVGIYCPESETTKPVVCDTKPPIEYTRKFKKNLGPVSRLLRRRHHATCLATKSCDNIYTVNRNSNSLDWRLGQSGNEQGLQSRQSSSLDWRVGRSVTFGSNKLHWRNATRSAEQLSANTPIGSDHIQTPSTKSKLVSLLRRLSPRLSRPGSKGSLQSSPTICPWVQVEYSTESIDATKREESQESDLSFQQELQLNELRKRMAGIASTSQVITKSTNDNEDQIVPHHHPTFQVQESNNIDRNDCIHTAVHEDRGEEKPSSRDRRRSNVDHETTRRCGVGGNAELPGLEEFGDSCVATVTSSVPGAGLSSGRRTRPLSLAVQPLNYHRLDPDATGDELDHHLLPNMTSQESIGSCSLDVDRSVSDRSENTVDTVSERTLHSLNLSCNGEPISTAENLVNGSSETLQKSHLTPDDKVIVSNGHRCSPEPEQLTAKKPSYLGLACSISGYSGITRYDSKLREGFRSRDSSPGTRLITRDTSPAGFKSNENLSVPIHHYPPKSQSISPLAMDRQNGFANGMKEECKIETYRETRNSMSICQGFSEVDKGVSIHATFPDVSPIRVNSSSRRSPGIVQVMSCGQQTKSFSSSSYAESSPKPSTINISNTSFSDTSILNGSNVEIEQQTTNTSSSSEKSFIQQRVERLYGPGALAQGFFFKRSVTKLNVTDNSFNKFSNNSDNSTDNVNTEESLKNLPVLRHLRPEFRAQLPVVSSRKPTDGTEQVIKPLRRISPAPRKTEQQSKICKTSHVSEIVAESSNQHNNSIASIPDQQPAAPKVVLPVLETSASSSNVAKQMQELEKTTEEKNGHYFLKLLKQETDRLLSLAASAEAELASGDPVALPEEAAGKLRSAAGKARLLASQKMQQFEGLCQKNINQVPGEEFPTTNEDLAGFWDMVMLQVVQVNELFDQIEKSRKSQWQEHVIGEIYDVDSKMLTRLDELEEHPNFYERMEEDVLMATESKFKSNNNFEEIGSLTKAWIYFLPKFKASLLEGPMYESYSNEGDHGLKYGEKYVRDPTFDHRRERRKYSNL
- the LOC124956851 gene encoding uncharacterized protein LOC124956851 isoform X2, with the protein product MIIMERKSIEARPKIEIVRVSSIERRNFRPLDGVQLRAAYSHVRVGIYCPESETTKPVVCDTKPPIEYTRKFKKNLGPVSRLLRRRHHATCLATKSCDNIYTVNRNSNSLDWRLGQSGNEQGLQSRQSSSLDWRVGRSVTFGSNKLHWRNATRSAEQLSANTPIGSDHIQTPSTKSKLVSLLRRLSPRLSRPGSKGSLQSSPTICPWVQVEYSTESIDATKREESQESDLSFQQELQLNELRKRMAGIASTSQVITKSTNDNEDQIVPHHHPTFQVQESNNIDRNDCIHTAVHEDRGEEKPSSRDRRRSNVDHETTRRCGVGGNAELPGLEEFGDSCVATVTSSVPGAGLSSGRRTRPLSLAVQPLNYHRLDPDATGDELDHHLLPNMTSQESIGSCSLDVDRSVSDRSENTVDTVSERTLHSLNLSCNGEPISTAENLVNGSSETLQKSHLTPDDKVIVSNGHRCSPEPEQLTAKKPSYLGLACSISGYSGITRYDSKLREGFRSRDSSPGTRLITRDTSPAGFKSNENLSVPIHHYPPKSQSISPLAMDRQNGFANGMKEECKIETYRETRNSMSICQGFSEVDKGVSIHATFPDVSPIRVNSSSRRSPGIVQVMSCGQQTKSFSSSSYAESSPKPSTINISNTSFSDTSILNGSNVEIEQQTTNTSSSSEKSFIQQRVERLYGPGALAQGFFFKRSVTKLNVTDNSFNKFSNNSDNSTDNVNTEESLKNLPVLRHLRPEFRAQLPVVSSRKPTDGTEQVIKPLRRISPAPRKTEQQSKICKTSHVSEIVAESSNQHNNSIASIPDQQPAAPKVVLPVLETSASSSNVAKQMQELEKTTEEKNGHYFLKLLKQETDRLLSLAASAEAELASGDPVALPEEAAGKLRSAAGKARLLASQKMQQFEGLCQKNINQVPGEEFPTTNEDLAGFWDMVMLQVVQVNELFDQIEKSRKSQWQENPLHRIFVYGTLKRGEPNHKLIQDTANGYAKFLGIARTTSSYPLIIATKYNIPFLLKKPGIGHHVIGEIYDVDSKMLTRLDELEEHPNFYERMEEDVLMATESKFKSNNNFEEIGSLTKAWIYFLPKFKASLLEGPMYESYSNEGDHGLKYGENDVSTATYEDVL
- the LOC124956851 gene encoding uncharacterized protein LOC124956851 isoform X7, which gives rise to MIIMERKSIEARPKIEIVRVSSIERRNFRPLDGVQLRAAYSHVRVGIYCPESETTKPVVCDTKPPIEYTRKFKKNLGPVSRLLRRRHHATCLATKSCDNIYTVNRNSNSLDWRLGQSGNEQGLQSRQSSSLDWRVGRSVTFGSNKLHWRNATRSAEQLSANTPIGSDHIQTPSTKSKLVSLLRRLSPRLSRPGSKGSLQSSPTICPWVQVEYSTESIDATKREESQESDLSFQQELQLNELRKRMAGIASTSQVITKSTNDNEDQIVPHHHPTFQVQESNNIDRNDCIHTAVHEDRGEEKPSSRDRRRSNVDHETTRRCGVGGNAELPGLEEFGDSCVATVTSSVPGAGLSSGRRTRPLSLAVQPLNYHRLDPDATGDELDHHLLPNMTSQESIGSCSLDVDRSVSDRSENTVDTVSERTLHSLNLSCNGEPISTAENLVNGSSETLQKSHLTPDDKVIVSNGHRCSPEPEQLTAKKPSYLGLACSISGYSGITRYDSKLREGFRSRDSSPGTRLITRDTSPAGFKSNENLSVPIHHYPPKSQSISPLAMDRQNGFANGMKEECKIETYRETRNSMSICQGFSEVDKGVSIHATFPDVSPIRVNSSSRRSPGIVQVMSCGQQTKSFSSSSYAESSPKPSTINISNTSFSDTSILNGSNVEIEQQTTNTSSSSEKSFIQQRVERLYGPGALAQGFFFKRSVTKLNVTDNSFNKFSNNSDNSTDNVNTEESLKNLPVLRHLRPEFRAQLPVVSSRKPTDGTEQVIKPLRRISPAPRKTEQQSKICKTSHVSEIVAESSNQHNNSIASIPDQQPAAPKVVLPVLETSASSSNVAKQMQELEKTTEEKNGHYFLKLLKQETDRLLSLAASAEAELASGDPVALPEEAAGKLRSAAGKARLLASQKMQQFEGLCQKNINQVPGEEFPTTNEDLAGFWDMVMLQVVQVNELFDQIEKSRKSQWQEMKGVSFWTANSSYPFSTPSSGIQTQSD